Proteins co-encoded in one Medicago truncatula cultivar Jemalong A17 chromosome 8, MtrunA17r5.0-ANR, whole genome shotgun sequence genomic window:
- the LOC25501062 gene encoding carotenoid 9,10(9',10')-cleavage dioxygenase 1 isoform X4 yields MSNISSSRLNSLRSYRGTQVFNISTTTIHSHKPTCVKIKSCSIGGGIVKVEPKPRKCFTSKAVDLLENLVVKFFYDSSLSHHWIAGNFAPVKDETPPTKDLPVKGHLPDCLNGEFVRVGPNPKFSPVAGYHWFDGDGMIHGLRIKDGKATYVSHFVRTSRLKQEEYFGGCKFMKIGDVKGLLGLLMVTIQTLREKLKILDVSYGTGTGLVYHNGKLLALSERDKPYAIKVFEDGDLHTLGEMFTFGYAQTPPYITYRVISKDGYMYDPVPITISDPIMVHDFAITENYAIFMDLPVYFRPKEMVKNNKLIFSFDSTKKARFGVLPRYAKDDKLIRWFELPNCFIFHNANAWEEEDEVVMITCRLKNLDLDMVSEDVKDKLESFSNELYEMRFNMKTGKASQKKLSAFSIDFPRVNERYTGRKQKYVYGTILDSITTGIVKFDLSAKPDFGKTKLEVGGNVHGIYDLGRGTFCSDPIYVPRVPGTDSEEDDGYLIFFVHDENIRKSFVHVIDAKTMSADPVAVVELPQRVPYGFHAFFLTEDQLQEQAKL; encoded by the exons ATGAG TAACATAAGTAGTAGCAGGTTAAACTCCTTGAGAAGTTACCGTGGTACCCAAGTGTTCAACATCAGCACTACTACTATCCATTCTCACAAGCCCACTTGTGTAAAGATCAAATCATGTTCAATCGGAGGAGGGATTGTGAAAGTGGAACCAAAACCAAGAAAATGTTTCACTTCAAAAGCTGTTGATTTGTTGGAGAATCTTGTTGTGAAGTTCTTTTATGATTCTTCACTTTCTCATCACTGGATTGCTGGTAATTTTGCTCCTGTCAAAGATGAGACACCTCCTACAAAGGATCTTCCTGTTAAAGGACACCTTCCG GATTGCTTGAATGGAGAGTTTGTTAGGGTGGGACCTAATCCGAAGTTTTCTCCCGTTGCTGGATATCATTG GTTTGATGGAGATGG AATGATTCATGGTTTGCGCATCAAAGATGGAAAAGCAACATATGTTTCCCATTTCGTGAGAACTTCTCGCCTTAAACAAGAAGAATACTTTGGAGGCTGTAAATTTATGAAG ATTGGAGATGTCAAGGGTCTACTTGGACTTTTAATGGTTACCATACAAACTTTGAGAGAGAAATTGAAAATACTTGATGTTTCTTATGGAACTGGAACAG GTCTTGTATATCACAATGGGAAGCTTCTAGCGCTATCAGAACGAGACAAACCTT ATGCTATTAAAGTTTTTGAAGATGGTGATTTGCATACACTTG GGGAGATGTTTACATTTGGATATGCACAAACACCGCCATATATCACATACAGAGTCATTTCAAAAGATGGTTATATGTATGATCCTGTTCCAATAACGATTTCAGATCCCATCATGGTACATGACTTTGCCATAACTGAAAATTACGCAATTTTTATGGATCTTCCCGTGTACTTTAGACCAAAG GAAATGGTGAAGAATAATAAACTCATATTCTCTTTTGATTCGACCAAGAAAGCTCGTTTTGGTGTCCTACCTCGATATGCTAAAGATGATAAGCTTATAAGATGGTTTGAATTGCCAAATTGCTTCATATTCCATAATG CTAatgcttgggaggaggaggatGAAGTTGTTATGATCACGTGCCGACTGAAGAATCTAGATTTGGACATGGTCAGCGAGGATGTCAAGGATAAGCTTGAAAGTTTCTCAAATGAATT GTATGAAATGAGGTTTAACATGAAAACCGGTAAAGCTTCTCAAAAGAAACTCTCAGCATTTTCTATAGATTTTCCTAGGGTGAATGAAAGATACACTGGAAG GAAACAGAAGTATGTATATGGAACCATATTAGACAGCATTACAACTGGGATTGTTAAATTTGATTTGAGTGCCAAACCTGATTTCGGCAAAACAAAGCTTGAAGTTGGAGGAAATGTTCATGGTATCTATGACTTGGGACGAGGAACTTTTTGCTCTGATCCTATTTATGTCCCACGCGTCCCTGGAACCGATTCTGAAGAAGATGATGGATACTTGATCTTTTTTGTACATGATGAGAATATTAG GAAATCGTTCGTCCATGTCATAGATGCAAAAACAATGTCAGCAGATCCTGTTGCAGTTGTAGAATTGCCTCAAAGAGTTCCATATGGTTTCCATGCCTTCTTTCTTACAGAG GACCAACTGCAAGAACAAGCCAAACTATAA
- the LOC25501062 gene encoding carotenoid 9,10(9',10')-cleavage dioxygenase 1 isoform X2 — MSNISSSRLNSLRSYRGTQVFNISTTTIHSHKPTCVKIKSCSIGGGIVKVEPKPRKCFTSKAVDLLENLVVKFFYDSSLSHHWIAGNFAPVKDETPPTKDLPVKGHLPDCLNGEFVRVGPNPKFSPVAGYHWFDGDGMIHGLRIKDGKATYVSHFVRTSRLKQEEYFGGCKFMKIGDVKGLLGLLMVTIQTLREKLKILDVSYGTGTGLVYHNGKLLALSERDKPYAIKVFEDGDLHTLGILDYDKRLDHYFTSHPKLDPYTGEMFTFGYAQTPPYITYRVISKDGYMYDPVPITISDPIMVHDFAITENYAIFMDLPVYFRPKEMVKNNKLIFSFDSTKKARFGVLPRYAKDDKLIRWFELPNCFIFHNANAWEEEDEVVMITCRLKNLDLDMVSEDVKDKLESFSNELYEMRFNMKTGKASQKKLSAFSIDFPRVNERYTGRKQKYVYGTILDSITTGIVKFDLSAKPDFGKTKLEVGGNVHGIYDLGRGTFCSDPIYVPRVPGTDSEEDDGYLIFFVHDENIRKSFVHVIDAKTMSADPVAVVELPQRVPYGFHAFFLTEDQLQEQAKL; from the exons ATGAG TAACATAAGTAGTAGCAGGTTAAACTCCTTGAGAAGTTACCGTGGTACCCAAGTGTTCAACATCAGCACTACTACTATCCATTCTCACAAGCCCACTTGTGTAAAGATCAAATCATGTTCAATCGGAGGAGGGATTGTGAAAGTGGAACCAAAACCAAGAAAATGTTTCACTTCAAAAGCTGTTGATTTGTTGGAGAATCTTGTTGTGAAGTTCTTTTATGATTCTTCACTTTCTCATCACTGGATTGCTGGTAATTTTGCTCCTGTCAAAGATGAGACACCTCCTACAAAGGATCTTCCTGTTAAAGGACACCTTCCG GATTGCTTGAATGGAGAGTTTGTTAGGGTGGGACCTAATCCGAAGTTTTCTCCCGTTGCTGGATATCATTG GTTTGATGGAGATGG AATGATTCATGGTTTGCGCATCAAAGATGGAAAAGCAACATATGTTTCCCATTTCGTGAGAACTTCTCGCCTTAAACAAGAAGAATACTTTGGAGGCTGTAAATTTATGAAG ATTGGAGATGTCAAGGGTCTACTTGGACTTTTAATGGTTACCATACAAACTTTGAGAGAGAAATTGAAAATACTTGATGTTTCTTATGGAACTGGAACAG GTCTTGTATATCACAATGGGAAGCTTCTAGCGCTATCAGAACGAGACAAACCTT ATGCTATTAAAGTTTTTGAAGATGGTGATTTGCATACACTTGGTATACTAGATTATGACAAAAGATTGGACCATTATTTCACTTCTCATCCAAAACTTGATCCCTATACCG GGGAGATGTTTACATTTGGATATGCACAAACACCGCCATATATCACATACAGAGTCATTTCAAAAGATGGTTATATGTATGATCCTGTTCCAATAACGATTTCAGATCCCATCATGGTACATGACTTTGCCATAACTGAAAATTACGCAATTTTTATGGATCTTCCCGTGTACTTTAGACCAAAG GAAATGGTGAAGAATAATAAACTCATATTCTCTTTTGATTCGACCAAGAAAGCTCGTTTTGGTGTCCTACCTCGATATGCTAAAGATGATAAGCTTATAAGATGGTTTGAATTGCCAAATTGCTTCATATTCCATAATG CTAatgcttgggaggaggaggatGAAGTTGTTATGATCACGTGCCGACTGAAGAATCTAGATTTGGACATGGTCAGCGAGGATGTCAAGGATAAGCTTGAAAGTTTCTCAAATGAATT GTATGAAATGAGGTTTAACATGAAAACCGGTAAAGCTTCTCAAAAGAAACTCTCAGCATTTTCTATAGATTTTCCTAGGGTGAATGAAAGATACACTGGAAG GAAACAGAAGTATGTATATGGAACCATATTAGACAGCATTACAACTGGGATTGTTAAATTTGATTTGAGTGCCAAACCTGATTTCGGCAAAACAAAGCTTGAAGTTGGAGGAAATGTTCATGGTATCTATGACTTGGGACGAGGAACTTTTTGCTCTGATCCTATTTATGTCCCACGCGTCCCTGGAACCGATTCTGAAGAAGATGATGGATACTTGATCTTTTTTGTACATGATGAGAATATTAG GAAATCGTTCGTCCATGTCATAGATGCAAAAACAATGTCAGCAGATCCTGTTGCAGTTGTAGAATTGCCTCAAAGAGTTCCATATGGTTTCCATGCCTTCTTTCTTACAGAG GACCAACTGCAAGAACAAGCCAAACTATAA
- the LOC25501062 gene encoding carotenoid 9,10(9',10')-cleavage dioxygenase 1 isoform X3 translates to MSNISSSRLNSLRSYRGTQVFNISTTTIHSHKPTCVKIKSCSIGGGIVKVEPKPRKCFTSKAVDLLENLVVKFFYDSSLSHHWIAGNFAPVKDETPPTKDLPVKGHLPDCLNGEFVRVGPNPKFSPVAGYHWFDGDGMIHGLRIKDGKATYVSHFVRTSRLKQEEYFGGCKFMKIGDVKGLLGLLMVTIQTLREKLKILDVSYGTGTANTGLVYHNGKLLALSERDKPYAIKVFEDGDLHTLGEMFTFGYAQTPPYITYRVISKDGYMYDPVPITISDPIMVHDFAITENYAIFMDLPVYFRPKEMVKNNKLIFSFDSTKKARFGVLPRYAKDDKLIRWFELPNCFIFHNANAWEEEDEVVMITCRLKNLDLDMVSEDVKDKLESFSNELYEMRFNMKTGKASQKKLSAFSIDFPRVNERYTGRKQKYVYGTILDSITTGIVKFDLSAKPDFGKTKLEVGGNVHGIYDLGRGTFCSDPIYVPRVPGTDSEEDDGYLIFFVHDENIRKSFVHVIDAKTMSADPVAVVELPQRVPYGFHAFFLTEDQLQEQAKL, encoded by the exons ATGAG TAACATAAGTAGTAGCAGGTTAAACTCCTTGAGAAGTTACCGTGGTACCCAAGTGTTCAACATCAGCACTACTACTATCCATTCTCACAAGCCCACTTGTGTAAAGATCAAATCATGTTCAATCGGAGGAGGGATTGTGAAAGTGGAACCAAAACCAAGAAAATGTTTCACTTCAAAAGCTGTTGATTTGTTGGAGAATCTTGTTGTGAAGTTCTTTTATGATTCTTCACTTTCTCATCACTGGATTGCTGGTAATTTTGCTCCTGTCAAAGATGAGACACCTCCTACAAAGGATCTTCCTGTTAAAGGACACCTTCCG GATTGCTTGAATGGAGAGTTTGTTAGGGTGGGACCTAATCCGAAGTTTTCTCCCGTTGCTGGATATCATTG GTTTGATGGAGATGG AATGATTCATGGTTTGCGCATCAAAGATGGAAAAGCAACATATGTTTCCCATTTCGTGAGAACTTCTCGCCTTAAACAAGAAGAATACTTTGGAGGCTGTAAATTTATGAAG ATTGGAGATGTCAAGGGTCTACTTGGACTTTTAATGGTTACCATACAAACTTTGAGAGAGAAATTGAAAATACTTGATGTTTCTTATGGAACTGGAACAG CTAATACAGGTCTTGTATATCACAATGGGAAGCTTCTAGCGCTATCAGAACGAGACAAACCTT ATGCTATTAAAGTTTTTGAAGATGGTGATTTGCATACACTTG GGGAGATGTTTACATTTGGATATGCACAAACACCGCCATATATCACATACAGAGTCATTTCAAAAGATGGTTATATGTATGATCCTGTTCCAATAACGATTTCAGATCCCATCATGGTACATGACTTTGCCATAACTGAAAATTACGCAATTTTTATGGATCTTCCCGTGTACTTTAGACCAAAG GAAATGGTGAAGAATAATAAACTCATATTCTCTTTTGATTCGACCAAGAAAGCTCGTTTTGGTGTCCTACCTCGATATGCTAAAGATGATAAGCTTATAAGATGGTTTGAATTGCCAAATTGCTTCATATTCCATAATG CTAatgcttgggaggaggaggatGAAGTTGTTATGATCACGTGCCGACTGAAGAATCTAGATTTGGACATGGTCAGCGAGGATGTCAAGGATAAGCTTGAAAGTTTCTCAAATGAATT GTATGAAATGAGGTTTAACATGAAAACCGGTAAAGCTTCTCAAAAGAAACTCTCAGCATTTTCTATAGATTTTCCTAGGGTGAATGAAAGATACACTGGAAG GAAACAGAAGTATGTATATGGAACCATATTAGACAGCATTACAACTGGGATTGTTAAATTTGATTTGAGTGCCAAACCTGATTTCGGCAAAACAAAGCTTGAAGTTGGAGGAAATGTTCATGGTATCTATGACTTGGGACGAGGAACTTTTTGCTCTGATCCTATTTATGTCCCACGCGTCCCTGGAACCGATTCTGAAGAAGATGATGGATACTTGATCTTTTTTGTACATGATGAGAATATTAG GAAATCGTTCGTCCATGTCATAGATGCAAAAACAATGTCAGCAGATCCTGTTGCAGTTGTAGAATTGCCTCAAAGAGTTCCATATGGTTTCCATGCCTTCTTTCTTACAGAG GACCAACTGCAAGAACAAGCCAAACTATAA
- the LOC25501062 gene encoding carotenoid 9,10(9',10')-cleavage dioxygenase 1 isoform X1, which yields MSNISSSRLNSLRSYRGTQVFNISTTTIHSHKPTCVKIKSCSIGGGIVKVEPKPRKCFTSKAVDLLENLVVKFFYDSSLSHHWIAGNFAPVKDETPPTKDLPVKGHLPDCLNGEFVRVGPNPKFSPVAGYHWFDGDGMIHGLRIKDGKATYVSHFVRTSRLKQEEYFGGCKFMKIGDVKGLLGLLMVTIQTLREKLKILDVSYGTGTANTGLVYHNGKLLALSERDKPYAIKVFEDGDLHTLGILDYDKRLDHYFTSHPKLDPYTGEMFTFGYAQTPPYITYRVISKDGYMYDPVPITISDPIMVHDFAITENYAIFMDLPVYFRPKEMVKNNKLIFSFDSTKKARFGVLPRYAKDDKLIRWFELPNCFIFHNANAWEEEDEVVMITCRLKNLDLDMVSEDVKDKLESFSNELYEMRFNMKTGKASQKKLSAFSIDFPRVNERYTGRKQKYVYGTILDSITTGIVKFDLSAKPDFGKTKLEVGGNVHGIYDLGRGTFCSDPIYVPRVPGTDSEEDDGYLIFFVHDENIRKSFVHVIDAKTMSADPVAVVELPQRVPYGFHAFFLTEDQLQEQAKL from the exons ATGAG TAACATAAGTAGTAGCAGGTTAAACTCCTTGAGAAGTTACCGTGGTACCCAAGTGTTCAACATCAGCACTACTACTATCCATTCTCACAAGCCCACTTGTGTAAAGATCAAATCATGTTCAATCGGAGGAGGGATTGTGAAAGTGGAACCAAAACCAAGAAAATGTTTCACTTCAAAAGCTGTTGATTTGTTGGAGAATCTTGTTGTGAAGTTCTTTTATGATTCTTCACTTTCTCATCACTGGATTGCTGGTAATTTTGCTCCTGTCAAAGATGAGACACCTCCTACAAAGGATCTTCCTGTTAAAGGACACCTTCCG GATTGCTTGAATGGAGAGTTTGTTAGGGTGGGACCTAATCCGAAGTTTTCTCCCGTTGCTGGATATCATTG GTTTGATGGAGATGG AATGATTCATGGTTTGCGCATCAAAGATGGAAAAGCAACATATGTTTCCCATTTCGTGAGAACTTCTCGCCTTAAACAAGAAGAATACTTTGGAGGCTGTAAATTTATGAAG ATTGGAGATGTCAAGGGTCTACTTGGACTTTTAATGGTTACCATACAAACTTTGAGAGAGAAATTGAAAATACTTGATGTTTCTTATGGAACTGGAACAG CTAATACAGGTCTTGTATATCACAATGGGAAGCTTCTAGCGCTATCAGAACGAGACAAACCTT ATGCTATTAAAGTTTTTGAAGATGGTGATTTGCATACACTTGGTATACTAGATTATGACAAAAGATTGGACCATTATTTCACTTCTCATCCAAAACTTGATCCCTATACCG GGGAGATGTTTACATTTGGATATGCACAAACACCGCCATATATCACATACAGAGTCATTTCAAAAGATGGTTATATGTATGATCCTGTTCCAATAACGATTTCAGATCCCATCATGGTACATGACTTTGCCATAACTGAAAATTACGCAATTTTTATGGATCTTCCCGTGTACTTTAGACCAAAG GAAATGGTGAAGAATAATAAACTCATATTCTCTTTTGATTCGACCAAGAAAGCTCGTTTTGGTGTCCTACCTCGATATGCTAAAGATGATAAGCTTATAAGATGGTTTGAATTGCCAAATTGCTTCATATTCCATAATG CTAatgcttgggaggaggaggatGAAGTTGTTATGATCACGTGCCGACTGAAGAATCTAGATTTGGACATGGTCAGCGAGGATGTCAAGGATAAGCTTGAAAGTTTCTCAAATGAATT GTATGAAATGAGGTTTAACATGAAAACCGGTAAAGCTTCTCAAAAGAAACTCTCAGCATTTTCTATAGATTTTCCTAGGGTGAATGAAAGATACACTGGAAG GAAACAGAAGTATGTATATGGAACCATATTAGACAGCATTACAACTGGGATTGTTAAATTTGATTTGAGTGCCAAACCTGATTTCGGCAAAACAAAGCTTGAAGTTGGAGGAAATGTTCATGGTATCTATGACTTGGGACGAGGAACTTTTTGCTCTGATCCTATTTATGTCCCACGCGTCCCTGGAACCGATTCTGAAGAAGATGATGGATACTTGATCTTTTTTGTACATGATGAGAATATTAG GAAATCGTTCGTCCATGTCATAGATGCAAAAACAATGTCAGCAGATCCTGTTGCAGTTGTAGAATTGCCTCAAAGAGTTCCATATGGTTTCCATGCCTTCTTTCTTACAGAG GACCAACTGCAAGAACAAGCCAAACTATAA
- the LOC112417322 gene encoding DNA-(apurinic or apyrimidinic site) endonuclease-like, with translation MRVVSWNVRGLGGLEKRKEVKELVKEKAPFVLCIQETKLQLIDDFVCTSIWGPMCHDYSFSPSVGASGGLVTIWDTAEVEVWTSCRGDNFLLIHGRFIKSNEEFYLFNVYAPCDRFAKQALWTSLSSRLLSLGSLNVCLCGDFNSVRSADERRSVRGTQTLDDFSHFNEFIDECVLIDLPLCGRKFTWFKGDGRSMSRLDRFLLSEAWCLLWPNCIQVGHLRGLSDHCPIVLSVDEENWGPRRCDY, from the coding sequence ATGAGGGTTGTGTCGTGGAATGTGCGGGGATTAGGTGGGTTGGAGAAGAGAAAGGAGGTCAAGGAGCTGGTAAAGGAAAAGGCGCCTTTCGTGTTGTGTATTCAAGAAACAAAGTTGCAATTAATAGATGATTTTGTATGTACGTCGATATGGGGACCCATGTGTCATGATTATTCTTTTAGTCCGTCGGTGGGGGCGTCAGGAGGTCTGGTTACGATTTGGGATACTGCAGAGGTCGAGGTGTGGACGTCTTGTCGAGGGGACAACTTTTTGTTGATTCATGGCAGGTTTATTAAGTCTAATGAAGAGTTTTACCTATTCAATGTGTATGCCCCGTGTGATAGATTTGCTAAACAGGCTTTGTGGACCTCGCTGTCTTCGAGGTTGCTTTCTTTGGGCAGTCTTAATGTGTGTTTGTGTGGTGACTTTAACTCAGTCCGAAGCGCGGATGAAAGGCGCTCGGTTAGGGGTACTCAGACGCTAGACGATTTTTCTCATTTCAATGAGTTTATAGATGAATGTGTGTTGATTGATTTACCTTTATGTGGCCGAAAGTTTACCTGGTTTAAGGGGGATGGTCGATCTATGAGTAGGTTGGACAGGTTTTTGTTATCCGAAGCGTGGTGCTTGTTGTGGCCAAATTGTATTCAGGTTGGTCACTTAAGGGGTCTTTCAGATCATTGTCCTATTGTGTTGTCGGTAGATGAGGAAAACTGGGGGCCGAGACGTTGCGATTATTGA